A stretch of DNA from Anaerobacillus isosaccharinicus:
TCATTAACCTCCTTAAAGCCAAGTCGAGTTTTCACACTGACAGGCAGCCCGCCCGCTTTTGCTGCTTGAATAAGTTCTGCCGCAATGTCTGGGCGCAGAATAAGGCCGCTCCCCTTTCCTCTCGATGCTACATTCGGTACAGGGCAGCCCATATTAATATCTAAACCTTTAAATCCTAGCTCTGCCATGCCAATACTCATTTGACGGAAATATTCGGGATTATCCCCCAAAATATGTGCCACTATTGGCTGTTCATCCTCTGTAAAAGTCAAACGCCCACGCATACTTTTGATCCCTTCTGGATGACAAAAGCTATCCGAGTTTGCAAACTCTGTGAAAAATACATCTGGTCGACCGGCAGCACTTACTACGTGACGAAAAACAACATCTGTCACATCTTCCATCGGTGCAAGTACAAAAAATGGTCGTGGTAAATCACGCCAAAAATTATCTATCATTTTAAACTCAAATCCTCTCACTAGTGATACAACTTCCATCTGTCGGTTAAAAATTCAAAGCTAAATGTTCCGCTTTCTTTACACTTATATCATTTATCAAACACATTCATATTTAGACATTTATTTTTTTTGTAAATCAGCAAGTTTATTTTAACGAAAATTGGTCCTGAATGCTATTTTTACAAACAAAACATCCATGAGCATGCACTCGCAACCTAATTATGTAAACTGTCGGTCGATATCTTCACTTCGCTGTAAAACGCTAGCGACTTTTAGAGGCTCGTTCAAAAATCGATCGACACTTATTTTTACATAGAAAAAAAGCAGATGGTATAGAACTTTTCTATATCAACTGCTTATCTATTATACCAACTCCAGTTGGTGAATTTTTTTCATTAAAAACAAAATTGATCTATATTCACGTTTTCTGACCCCCGAAGCAAAAATCATTGACGTTCGTGAGAAGAGAACCTTTATTACAATAGATCTCTTCTCAGATCTTCGGCAGATTTTGGAGATAGATAACCGGGTGCAACATCAAAACAAGTTTTTGCACCCATTTGTCCTTCTTTATTTAGACGATAAGCTGCTCTTGCATATGCCACCAGGACACTAGCTGTAAATTCAGGGTTACTCTCTAAGTTAAGCGAGAATTCAATAATTTGTTTACTATCTCTCCCTGTTTTTCCACTTCGAATGACAAAGCCACCATGTGGTAATTTTGAATGGTTTTCTTTTAATTCTTCTGCTGTGATAAAGTTTACTTCTGTATCATAGTCAGCAAAGTAGTTAGGCATTGTTTTAATATCGTGTTCAATTTTCGCTTGGTCATATCCTTCTTCTGCAACCACATAACAAACACGTTGGTGTTTTTCAGCTGTAGATAATTCAGGATTTACTCCACTTTTGACCTTCTCTATCGCTTCATCAATCGGCATTGTATACTGAACACCACCTGCTACACCCTCGACTCTACGAATAGCATCTGAATGCCCTTGGCTCAGTCCTTTTCCCCAGAAGGTGTAAGTTTCACCATATGGTAAAATTGCTTCAGCCATTAAACGATTCAGAGAGAATAAACCAGGATCCCAGCCAACAGCAATGATACTAGTTTTTCCATTTTCTTGGGCTGCTTGATTAACTACACTAAAATATTCAGGAATCTTTGCATGTGTATCATAACTATCGATCGTGTTAAACATTCTAGCAAAATATGGACCATGATCCGGAAGATCTGTTGCTGAACCTCCACATAAGATCATCACATCAATTTTGTCCTTATATTCTTCTGCACTCGAAATATGTAAAACCTCTACATTTGGCTCATTTATTGAAAGGTTTTCAGGTGCTCTTCTTGTAAAGATAGCCACAAGCTCCATATCTGGACACTGCTTGATTGCTTCAATCGTTCCTCTACCAAGATTACCATAGCCTACAATTCCTACTTTTATTTGATTACTCACTACTATCTCCTCCAATTTCAGCTTTTCTTTTACGTCCATTATCAATATTTAACTACTTTTAAGCAAAATCTTAATTACTTTAATCATTATAATATATTTTCCAATTGTATCGTCCATAAAACTGCTAAATAATTACTGGAAACTTGCAAATTAATTATTTACTTTTGTAACGTTGAAAAAGTTAGTACATTTCCATCCCGATCAAACTCGCATTCTAATTATGGATGAGTTGTGTAATAAATCGCTACTACAATTATGATTGTTGGTCAAATTCAATCTTCTATAGTTACGAACATATCCTTCAAAAAATTGCATTAAGTCAAAATATCGTTTTTACATGTAAACTCCTCTTCTCTGATGACAGAGTTCATTAGCTTAGATATTTTATTTAATACCGCTTCTGTAATCATACGACTCATGAGGCAATCCAAGTATTATGTTATTTATCTTTACTGTATCTTCATCTAACCACTCAATTTTTGCATGATCAGTTTTATCCCAATACACCTTTATCCGTCGATTTTTCCTTTCATTAAAAACTAATTCACCTAATACAGTGAAAGGTGTCGTTGCGTGACTATTATTTAAATAGGCGTTGATCGTATATGTACCATTAGGAGAAGTAGATTCAACAATTAGTTCTTGCTTAAACCTGCTCCAATCATAAAATAGCCAATAAATACCGTATCCTATCAGTCCGCCAAAAATCACTAACCAAACGAGCAATACTTTTGCTACTTTTCTGTTTGTTCGCCTGTTTTCTAATTTAAAATCATCGAGATCCATACTTATCTCCTTCATTTTATTTGCTTTACTATATCTATCTGTATCACTACAACATTTATCCAATTTTACCATAAATTGTGTTAAACTATAAGAATAGATATCTACTGAAAGACTTATCACCTTTAGAAGTAACGATTGAAGGAAAACGCAGTAAGCCTGTTTTAGTTACGGAGGAAATTGACGTGACTACGTTAGAAAACTATGTCATGGGTGGTTCAATTTATTATGTAAACATGAATATGCCTGATGAAAATAGATATCGAGAATTATAGGGAGATGTAAATGATGGAGATTAAATTATTTGGAGGGGCATCACTGCATCTTCCACCAATACACATTACAGCCATTATCTTTATCGTCATTTATTTATTAGTTCGTTGGAGCAAGCAATCGGAAATAAGTGGTCTTAAAATTTTCTTTTACTTTTTGATAAGCACTTATATAACACCTATCTATTCTCATGGTTCACAGGA
This window harbors:
- a CDS encoding DUF5412 family protein, with translation MDLDDFKLENRRTNRKVAKVLLVWLVIFGGLIGYGIYWLFYDWSRFKQELIVESTSPNGTYTINAYLNNSHATTPFTVLGELVFNERKNRRIKVYWDKTDHAKIEWLDEDTVKINNIILGLPHESYDYRSGIK
- a CDS encoding diaminopimelate dehydrogenase; this translates as MSNQIKVGIVGYGNLGRGTIEAIKQCPDMELVAIFTRRAPENLSINEPNVEVLHISSAEEYKDKIDVMILCGGSATDLPDHGPYFARMFNTIDSYDTHAKIPEYFSVVNQAAQENGKTSIIAVGWDPGLFSLNRLMAEAILPYGETYTFWGKGLSQGHSDAIRRVEGVAGGVQYTMPIDEAIEKVKSGVNPELSTAEKHQRVCYVVAEEGYDQAKIEHDIKTMPNYFADYDTEVNFITAEELKENHSKLPHGGFVIRSGKTGRDSKQIIEFSLNLESNPEFTASVLVAYARAAYRLNKEGQMGAKTCFDVAPGYLSPKSAEDLRRDLL